The Rhodococcus rhodochrous DNA window GCGCACCGTCGAGGGCATAACCCAACTGACCGGTGGCTTCGGCACCGGCATCGAGGCTGCCGCCGATCGTCGTCGCGAGCTGCGTGCCGAGATCGGCACCCGCATCGACGGGCACCGACCCTGCGGCAGTCTCGAGTGCGCTGCCGAGCTGCAGACCGAGTTCGGCGCCGGCCGAACCGCCGGTCGCGAAGGTCGAGCCGAGGACGGACGACAGATCCGTTCCGAGGCTCGTCCCCACCTGCACGGTCGAATCGACGGTCGCGCCGATACCCGTGGTGGATCCGATGGCGACGTTCAACGCCGACGACAGTTCGGTGGTCGCGGTGGTCTCGAGGCCCAGCGCGCCGCCGAGCACCCCGCCGACCAGCGTGCCGAGTTCGATGCCCGTTCCGGCCTCCGCGTCGATCTCGCCACCACCCGAGAGGACCGCGTCGAGGTCGACGCCGCCGAGCAAGCCTCCCTGCGCGCTGCTCTCGATGACGGTCCCGAGCGCGGCACCGAGATCGGCCGCAGCTCCGCCACCCGCTCCGAGCAGGGCCGAGAGGGACGCACCGAGCCCGAGGGTCGCGCCCACGCCGGCGTCGAGACCGGCGGAAAGGTCGGTTCCCAGTCCGGCCCCGAGATCGACCACACCCCCGAGGACGCCGCCCAGGCTCGTGCCGAGCGCGCCGGTCAGTTCCGTGCCCACGCCGAGAACGCCATCGAGCGTCGTGCCGAGCGCGACCCCCAGTTCGGCACCGCCGTCGAGGGCCGCGGTGAGCTCGGTCGAGAAAGCACCACCGGCATCGACGGCCGATTCCAGCAGGCCACCGAGAGCGAGCCCGATGTCGGCGCCGAGCGTCCCGCCGATACCCAGGGCTCCTTCGAGGGTGGTCGCGAGGTCGGCGCCGAGACCGCCCGATGCCTCGACGGCAGCGTCGATCGCGGCGGCGAGATCGGCGGCGGCACCGACGCCCAGGCCCAGACCGCCTTCGAGCGCCCCGGCCAGCGCACCACCGACATCCAGAGCACCCCCGACGGCGAGGTCTCCACCGAGTTCGAGACCCGCGCCGAGTGCACCACCGAGCGCAGCACCCAGGGAAGCACCGAGCTCGCCACCGGCTTCGAGTGCCGCTCCGAGCTGCGCACCGAGGTCGGCGACGATCCCGGTCTGCGCGCCGACACTCCCGCCGAGGTTCAGTCCGCCACCGAGACCCAGGCCCCCACCGAGGCCTGCACCCACACCGAGGCCCAGGCCGGCAGCGCCACCCAGGCCCACTGCTCCACCGAGACCTGCCGCTCCGCCGAGGCCGGCCGCGGCGGTACCGGCGATCGACGCTCCGACGTTCGCCGCACCGTTCAGCGCTGCGGTCAGTTCGGCGGCGGTCCCGGCGAACAGACCGCTGTCCGCAACGAGCGGGGCGACGGCGACGATGTCGGCGTGGCACACGTCGTCCAGTCCGGCTTCGGCGAGGACGGCCTCGGGGTTGCTGCAGTACCGGGCGAGTTCCTTCTCGTCGCGGAACAGGCCGAGGATGAAGTCGAGTACGGCGTTGGTGGCCATCACGTGTCTCCTGAGTCGTCGGGATCTGGGAACGACGCTACGAATCCGCGGGTCATGGGCACAGGGGGTGCGGCCCCCTGTCTGCCGTCGCCCGTTAGGGGATCGGGGTGCGGGGGCATCGGGGCCGTTAGGGGATCGTCCCCACGATCGGGCAGGTGGGCGGTGTGGGAGCTAACAGGTCACGGGGTGGGAACGACAGGCTCATCGAGACCGAACGATGGAACGAGAACGCGGACCGATGTCCGCCCAGAACCCGGGAGCGTGCATGTACTCAGGACTCGGCGTCACGATCGGGGCGGCCAACTCGGTGGCCCTCACCGTGCTCGACCAGCCCCGATCCGGCGATCCCAGCGTTCTGTCGATTCCTACCGAACTCCACCTCCCCGAGGGCGGGGCCCCCGTCCTCGGCGCCGGTGCCCCGATCCCCGGCACGCAGGTGTTCTCCGGCTATGCGGCCCGGGTCGGCGATCCGGTCGGCATCCTCGCCGACGACGGCTCCACCTACCTCGGTGAGGATCTCGTCGCGTCGACCGTGGCCTGCCTGCAGTACCGCACCGGTACCTCCGATGTGCCGACGATGCTGGCGCATCCCGCCGCGTGGTCGGCGCACACCGTCGAGGCCCTGCAGGCGGCACTCGTCCGCGCCGAAGTGACCGCACGGACGATCCCCGAACCGATCGCGGCGGTGCGCTGGCTCGACGCCATCCACGGGCCGCTGGGCGACGACGTGACGGTGGTCTACGACCTCGGTGCGCGCTGCCTCGACGTCGCCGTCGTGCAGGGCGGCGCCCACCCGACGCTGCTGGGCCGACCGCTGAGCAGCGACGACGTCTCCGGCGATCACCTCGACCACCTCGTCACCACCTATCTGCTGGGAACGCTCGGTGAGGACGCAGCCGGCCTCGATCCGTTCGATTCCGAGACCGTCACGGCACTCGCCGACTTCCGCTCCCGGTGCCGCGCGGCGAAGGAAGCGCTGTCCAGCGACACCGAGACGGTGGTGCCGGTCGCGCTGCCCGGCCTGCACCGCGACCTGCGTCTGGTGCGCAGCGAGTTCGAGGAACTCGCCCGGGAACCGCTCGAGGCGTCACTCGCCGTGGTGCAGGACGCGATCCGCGGGGCCGGGCTCGATCGTTCGGACATCGGACGCGTGCTGTTGATCGGTGGTGGCTCGTCCACCCCGCTCGTCGCCGAACTGATCTCGTCGGAGCTGGGTCTGCCGATCGTCTCGTCGGCGCGACCGGCCTTCACCGCCGCGCACGGAGCCGCGCTCGCAGCGGCCGAGGCAGGTGCCGCAACTGTGGCTGCCCCGGTGGCGCCTCCTGCACCTGCCGTCGACGACGAGCCCGAGACCGTCGCGCTGCCGGTGGTGTCCGCCGCGGAGGCGCAGCCGGTCGCTGCCGCGCACCGGCCGGCGGTCGTCGACACCGCGACCGGCACCCCTGCACGCGCCCGTGCCCGTTCGTTCACGCTGGTGGGTGCCGCTGTCGCTGCCGTCGTCGTCCTCGCCGGTGGCGGACTGGCGATCGGCACCCTGTCGTCGGAGGCCGAGACGCCCGGTTCGGAGGTACGTCCGTCGAGCGAAGTCGTGGCCGGGAACCCGACGACCACCGAGAGCGTCCCCGGTACGGCCGTCCCCGGCACGACCGGCGCGCAGCCGTCCGAGTCGGGAACCGTCGTCCCGGTCCGGGTGCAAGGTCCGGACGGGACCGTGACCGCTGTCCCGGCCGCCGCGACGCCCGCTTCCGGTGCCGCACCCACCGGCGCTGTACCTGCACCGGACCCGACCGCACCTGCGCCGGCGACACCCGGGGAGACCACGCAGGCACCCCAGCCGGCACCGCAACCCGCTCCCGCCCCGGCCCCGGCGCCCGCTCCTCAGCCGGCCCCGCAACCGACCGCGCCGAGCACGGGTGGCAGCGGCGTCGGCGACGCCCTGTCGGGTGCAGGCCAAGGTGCGGGCGCGGTCGTCGAGGGTGTCGGCAACGGCGTGGGCCGGGTGCTCGACGGCACCGGCAACGTGGTCGGTGGTGTCCTCGACGGCACGGGGCAGGTCGTCGGCGGACTGCTCGGAACCGAGCGCTGACCGATCCGATGACGTCCGCTCCCGCTCCTCCCCGACGCCCGATCCCCCGGGAGGTCACGCGCGCCCTGACCGTGGCCGCTTCCCCGCGACTGTTGCTCGTCGGCGGCACCGGAACCGGGAAGTCCGCCGTACTCGCTTCGCTCCGCACCGATCTCGCCGATGCCCGCATCGTCGACGACGCACACCGCATGACCGCCGCGGAACTGCAGGAGCTCGTCGACCACATCCGGGATGCACCGACGGGGATCGTCGTGGCCACCGAAGCCCGACCGCACCGAGCCGAGATGCGTTCGCTGACAGCAGCGTTCGCGGGACACGGGACGGTGGTGGAACTGGGTTCGTGGACGCCTCGTGAGATCGCCGGTCGCGCGGCGTCGTTCGAGCTCCGGCTCGCACCGCCCCAGATCCGTGCCCTGCACCGCCTCACGGGCGGCGTACCGCATCTCGTCGACACCGCCTTCGAGGCCGTGCGGACGGAGGGTGATGTCCGGCGGGTCGTCGAGGAGGCGATCCGTCGGCAGCTCCTCGCGGATCTCGATCTCACCGCGTCCCTGGCGCTCGTCGATCTCGGTGCCGCGCTCGATCCCGGCGAACTCGCCGCCGTACTCGACATCCCTGTCGAGCGTGCCCTCGACCTCGTCGATGCCGCTCGTGCGAGTGGCCTGCTCGGCACGGATGCCGCGAGCCTCACCACCGGGGCGAGCGGTGTGCCCGCCGGCGTCCTGGGGAGGCACAACCTGTTCGCCGTCGCGCGTCGTCTCCTCGCGACCCGCATCGATGCCGGAACGCTGACGCCGCATCTCGCCCGCGGTCTCGCGACGATCGGTCTCACCGACCCGCACCTCGCCGATCGGCTCGTCGCCTTCGCGGCCGACGCGGCACCGCGCGAAGCCGCCGAACTCCTCGACGCCGCCGTACCCGCGGGAGCCGATCCAGCGACCCTTGCGGTGCGACGAGCCGAAGTCGCCTTCGCAGCAGGGGATCTCGAGCGAGCCGAACAGATCACCGACCGGTTGCTCGACCGCGCCGACACCGCGGACGTCGACGACCTGCGCGCCGCCACCCGGATCTCCGCGAGCATCGCCGCACATCGTGGCATGCTCGACCGCAGTGCCGACCTGTTCGAATGGCTCGGCCCCGACCGGGTCGGTACTGACGCTCCCCTCGCCGCCACCGTGCTGCTCGCCGCCGGTCGCCCCTCGGCCGCAGAACATCTCCGCGATGCCGCCACATCGGGTGCGCCGACCTCGTCGGCCTCCGCCGCGCGACTGCTCGAGCAGGGCCTGCGCGAATCCGTCGGCGGCGACGGCCGGATCGCAATGAACCGCCTCGCCCGCGCCCTGACGAGCCTCGGCTCCGACGGGTCGCTGCGCGCCTGGCCCGACACGGTCGACGCCGTCGCCGCACTGCTGTGTCTGCACTCGGGTGAACTCCGGCACGCACGCGCGATCCTCGACCGTCCGGAGACGCCCACCGTGCGCAATCGCATCCTGGTGGCGTGGACCGAGATGCTCGGGGGTGATCTCGCAGCCGCCGCGGCCACCGCCGAGGCCGTCGCTCCCGAGGTGACCGGGCAGCGCGACCTCCTCTTCTTTCATGCCCTGCAGGTCGGGTTGGCGCGACGGAACGCCGACCTCGGAGCGTTGACGGTGCGGTGGCAGGCCGCGCAGTCGGTGGTGGCGGAGTATTCCGTCGACCTGTTCGGGCTGCTGCCCCTGGGGGAACTGTGGCTGGCCGCCGTCCGACTCGGAGAGTCCGCGCGGGTCGCGCATCTCGTCGCCGCTGCCCGCGCACTGCTCACCACCCTCGGTGAGCCACCGCTGTGGGGTGCGGCGCTGCACTGGTACGGGGTGCAGGCCGCGATCGCCGCGGACCGTCCGGCCGACCTCGTCCCGCACGCCCGCGCGCTGGCCCTGGCCGCGGAGACCACCGCGTACGCCGCGGTGCTCGCGCGGGCCGGGCACGCATGGCTCTCGGTGCTGCGCGGTGAGGTCGACGCGGTGCGCATCCGCGAGGCGGCCGAGTCCCTCGCGTCCGTGGGTCTTCCGTGGGACGGCGCGAAGCTCGCGGGAGAAGCAGCGCTGCGGACGGACGACACCACCGTCGCCACCGGATTACTGCAGGTCGCGCGGACGATCCGGCAGGACGGTCCGGCCGGTCGCGCCCCGGTGGACATCGCCCCCGACGCTCCCCCGGGCGGTCCGGACGAATCCCCCCTCGGTGCACGGGAGAAGCCGGGTGCACTGTCGGAGCGCGAGGCGCAGGTGGCCGACCTGGTTGTTTCGGGCCTCACCTACCGAGAGGTAGGAAACCACCTGTACATTTCCGCGAAGACCGTGGAACATCATGTCGCCCGTATCCGGCGCCGACTCGGTGCCGGTTCCCGCTCGGAGCTCCTGTCACTGCTCCGGGCCATGGGGCACGGCGCAGATGTACCCCGTCACACACACTCCGACCGGAATGGAGGCAAGCCGGCATGTCCGTAGGCGTAGGCCTGAGGGTGGGGACCACCGTGTCGTCGGTTGCGGTCACCTCACCGACGCCGGGACGGCCGGACCCCGCACCGATCGAGCGGTTCACCGCCGTCCACCTGCACTCCGACGGCACCGCGACACTGGGCGACCACGACGTCGTCGACGGGCACACCAGTTCCTTCACAGGCTTCGTCGATCGTCTCGGCCACTCCGGTGGTGTCCGCGCCAACGACGGTTCGCTCTCCCGCGCCGAAGACCTCGTCGCCACGGCCATGGAATGCCTCCTCGCCGACGCAGCCTCTCTCATCGGCGACACCCCGTACACCGCAGTGGCGACGTACCCCACCGACTGGCCGAGCTCGACGGTCGCGGTACTGCGCAACGCCCTCGACTACGTCGGGTTGCGTCATGTCTCGCTCGTCTCCGACGCCGAGGCCGCCGCGGCATGGTTCGAATCGCAGGTCGCGCACCAGACCGGGCGGCTCGTCGCGGTCTACCACATCGACCCGCAGGGCTCGACCGTCACGCTCGTGCGCTCGGGAGTCGCGGCGGGTAAGGCCTTCCGATTCCCCGAGGACGACGCTCCGTCGGTCGCCGCGCAGCTCTCGTCGGCGCTCGGCGCGTTCGGCTGGCTCGTGAGCAACCTCGACGCCATCGTCGTCACGATCGACGAAGCGGTCGACCCGAGCGCGGCGCAGCTCGTCGCACAGTCGGTGAAGACCGGACTCGGCGTGCGGTGCGCC harbors:
- a CDS encoding IniB N-terminal domain-containing protein, with product MATNAVLDFILGLFRDEKELARYCSNPEAVLAEAGLDDVCHADIVAVAPLVADSGLFAGTAAELTAALNGAANVGASIAGTAAAGLGGAAGLGGAVGLGGAAGLGLGVGAGLGGGLGLGGGLNLGGSVGAQTGIVADLGAQLGAALEAGGELGASLGAALGGALGAGLELGGDLAVGGALDVGGALAGALEGGLGLGVGAAADLAAAIDAAVEASGGLGADLATTLEGALGIGGTLGADIGLALGGLLESAVDAGGAFSTELTAALDGGAELGVALGTTLDGVLGVGTELTGALGTSLGGVLGGVVDLGAGLGTDLSAGLDAGVGATLGLGASLSALLGAGGGAAADLGAALGTVIESSAQGGLLGGVDLDAVLSGGGEIDAEAGTGIELGTLVGGVLGGALGLETTATTELSSALNVAIGSTTGIGATVDSTVQVGTSLGTDLSSVLGSTFATGGSAGAELGLQLGSALETAAGSVPVDAGADLGTQLATTIGGSLDAGAEATGQLGYALDGALDAAAELGAGVNVGADLGAAIDSGIGAAGGLGTSVDLGAATDFESALDLGGAADLGAAADLGVSGGLESAADLGAELSTQVDTALSGGAESWASVGEDVFGSASGAAGLFGEGVLTATSGLGGGLFAGTGGDSSLGVADSTDLDGLLP
- a CDS encoding Hsp70 family protein — encoded protein: MYSGLGVTIGAANSVALTVLDQPRSGDPSVLSIPTELHLPEGGAPVLGAGAPIPGTQVFSGYAARVGDPVGILADDGSTYLGEDLVASTVACLQYRTGTSDVPTMLAHPAAWSAHTVEALQAALVRAEVTARTIPEPIAAVRWLDAIHGPLGDDVTVVYDLGARCLDVAVVQGGAHPTLLGRPLSSDDVSGDHLDHLVTTYLLGTLGEDAAGLDPFDSETVTALADFRSRCRAAKEALSSDTETVVPVALPGLHRDLRLVRSEFEELAREPLEASLAVVQDAIRGAGLDRSDIGRVLLIGGGSSTPLVAELISSELGLPIVSSARPAFTAAHGAALAAAEAGAATVAAPVAPPAPAVDDEPETVALPVVSAAEAQPVAAAHRPAVVDTATGTPARARARSFTLVGAAVAAVVVLAGGGLAIGTLSSEAETPGSEVRPSSEVVAGNPTTTESVPGTAVPGTTGAQPSESGTVVPVRVQGPDGTVTAVPAAATPASGAAPTGAVPAPDPTAPAPATPGETTQAPQPAPQPAPAPAPAPAPQPAPQPTAPSTGGSGVGDALSGAGQGAGAVVEGVGNGVGRVLDGTGNVVGGVLDGTGQVVGGLLGTER
- a CDS encoding LuxR C-terminal-related transcriptional regulator, which codes for MTSAPAPPRRPIPREVTRALTVAASPRLLLVGGTGTGKSAVLASLRTDLADARIVDDAHRMTAAELQELVDHIRDAPTGIVVATEARPHRAEMRSLTAAFAGHGTVVELGSWTPREIAGRAASFELRLAPPQIRALHRLTGGVPHLVDTAFEAVRTEGDVRRVVEEAIRRQLLADLDLTASLALVDLGAALDPGELAAVLDIPVERALDLVDAARASGLLGTDAASLTTGASGVPAGVLGRHNLFAVARRLLATRIDAGTLTPHLARGLATIGLTDPHLADRLVAFAADAAPREAAELLDAAVPAGADPATLAVRRAEVAFAAGDLERAEQITDRLLDRADTADVDDLRAATRISASIAAHRGMLDRSADLFEWLGPDRVGTDAPLAATVLLAAGRPSAAEHLRDAATSGAPTSSASAARLLEQGLRESVGGDGRIAMNRLARALTSLGSDGSLRAWPDTVDAVAALLCLHSGELRHARAILDRPETPTVRNRILVAWTEMLGGDLAAAAATAEAVAPEVTGQRDLLFFHALQVGLARRNADLGALTVRWQAAQSVVAEYSVDLFGLLPLGELWLAAVRLGESARVAHLVAAARALLTTLGEPPLWGAALHWYGVQAAIAADRPADLVPHARALALAAETTAYAAVLARAGHAWLSVLRGEVDAVRIREAAESLASVGLPWDGAKLAGEAALRTDDTTVATGLLQVARTIRQDGPAGRAPVDIAPDAPPGGPDESPLGAREKPGALSEREAQVADLVVSGLTYREVGNHLYISAKTVEHHVARIRRRLGAGSRSELLSLLRAMGHGADVPRHTHSDRNGGKPACP